Proteins encoded together in one Altererythrobacter epoxidivorans window:
- a CDS encoding glycosyltransferase family 4 protein: MSERPLSVLFLTRYPEEGASSRYRVFQYIPYLEKLGVTCHVQSFMDQSMYRASMSQGATGRKMLMTVSAAIRRLRTLLKHRRYDVVYMQRELLPFGPPLIENALKRSGTVLVFDYDDALFIKQPSRYNPLATLFRSPEKTIEILRLVDCTVAGNDWLRDSAVKVGGKAETIEVAEDTARFAGPEEKFGEDRGPVTIGWLGSPSTSKYLNEIADVLREVASAHPEVRFEIMGGGEFAMDDVPWRLEDWSLEAEREALKRYDIGLMPLPDQDWSRGKSGGKARTYMASTVVPVVSAIGYNNELLRHGETGFLCKTKDDWRDALEKLITDKALRERMARAARKDVEERFDPAGQAAKIAALLRRLVDDKVAA, translated from the coding sequence GTGAGCGAAAGGCCCCTCTCCGTCCTCTTCCTGACGCGTTATCCCGAAGAAGGCGCCTCGAGCCGCTACCGCGTGTTCCAGTACATCCCCTATCTCGAGAAGCTGGGCGTGACCTGTCACGTTCAGAGCTTCATGGACCAGAGCATGTACCGCGCATCGATGTCCCAAGGGGCAACCGGCCGCAAGATGCTGATGACCGTCAGTGCGGCCATCCGCCGCCTGCGCACCCTGCTGAAACATCGGCGTTACGACGTCGTCTACATGCAGCGCGAATTGCTGCCTTTCGGACCGCCGCTGATTGAAAACGCGCTGAAGCGCAGCGGGACCGTGCTCGTTTTCGACTACGACGATGCGCTCTTCATCAAGCAGCCGAGCCGCTACAATCCGCTCGCCACGCTGTTCCGCTCGCCTGAAAAAACGATCGAGATCTTGCGTCTCGTCGATTGCACCGTGGCGGGCAACGACTGGCTGCGCGACAGCGCGGTCAAGGTCGGAGGGAAAGCCGAAACGATCGAGGTTGCCGAAGACACCGCGCGCTTTGCGGGACCTGAAGAGAAGTTCGGCGAAGATCGCGGCCCGGTTACCATCGGCTGGCTCGGATCGCCTTCGACGTCGAAATATCTCAACGAGATCGCCGATGTCCTGCGCGAGGTCGCAAGCGCCCATCCGGAGGTGCGCTTCGAAATCATGGGCGGCGGCGAGTTCGCCATGGACGACGTTCCCTGGCGGCTGGAAGACTGGTCGCTGGAGGCGGAACGCGAGGCGCTGAAGCGATACGACATCGGATTGATGCCGCTTCCCGACCAGGATTGGTCGCGCGGCAAGTCTGGCGGCAAGGCCCGGACCTACATGGCTTCCACCGTCGTGCCCGTGGTCAGCGCCATCGGTTATAACAACGAACTGCTGCGCCATGGCGAAACGGGTTTTCTCTGCAAGACTAAGGACGACTGGCGCGACGCGCTGGAAAAGCTGATCACCGATAAGGCTCTGCGTGAGAGAATGGCGCGGGCGGCACGCAAGGATGTCGAGGAACGGTTCGATCCGGCAGGCCAGGCAGCCAAGATCGCAGCGCTCCTTCGTCGTTTGGTCGATGACAAGGTGGCGGCATGA
- a CDS encoding glycosyltransferase — translation MTRVLYISYTGLLDPLGESQVLQYLRELSRKHSITLLTFEKPDNLADRAALSAMKRKCSDAGIDWHTRTWHQRPALPATAWDIAWGSREAIRLARQCNAEVVHCRSYVGSLMGLNVKKATGAKLIFDMRGFWGDERVDAGRWSRDGLPYRMVKRLERTLFENADHVVSLTRKGVETFEAFDYLAGNPPPSSVIPTCTNLDLFQPAPKPAQPFTLGYVGSVGSWYLFDQVAEVVARLFQRDPDARFLVINKGGHDTVRAALEKAGVDLGRVEIRACGFDEVGGQVARMHAGVFFIMPAWSKRASCPTRMGEFLASGVPCLANGEVGDVAEDFASSGTGVVLPVTAEGRVELGDVDEAIDALLALAREDGIAARCRKAAEDLFSLQGGVAEYDRIYRRLSGGEAA, via the coding sequence ATGACGCGCGTTCTCTACATCTCTTACACCGGCCTGCTCGACCCCCTGGGTGAAAGCCAGGTCCTACAATACCTCCGCGAACTGTCGCGGAAGCATTCGATCACCCTCCTGACATTCGAAAAGCCGGATAATCTCGCTGACAGGGCGGCGCTGTCCGCGATGAAGCGCAAATGCAGTGATGCCGGTATCGACTGGCACACGCGCACCTGGCACCAGCGTCCCGCGCTTCCGGCGACGGCGTGGGACATCGCCTGGGGTAGCCGCGAGGCGATACGGCTGGCACGACAATGCAATGCGGAAGTCGTTCATTGCCGGTCCTATGTCGGTTCGCTGATGGGGCTGAACGTAAAGAAGGCGACCGGTGCGAAGCTGATCTTCGACATGCGCGGGTTCTGGGGTGACGAGCGGGTCGATGCAGGGCGCTGGAGCCGCGACGGTCTTCCCTACCGCATGGTCAAGCGGCTGGAACGGACGCTGTTCGAGAATGCCGATCACGTCGTGTCGCTGACGCGCAAGGGTGTCGAGACTTTCGAAGCATTCGACTATCTGGCCGGCAATCCTCCGCCGAGCAGCGTCATCCCGACCTGCACCAATCTCGACCTGTTTCAGCCCGCACCCAAGCCCGCCCAGCCGTTTACGCTGGGTTATGTCGGCTCGGTCGGCAGCTGGTACCTGTTCGACCAGGTCGCCGAAGTCGTCGCGCGGTTGTTCCAGCGCGATCCGGACGCCCGCTTCCTGGTGATCAACAAGGGCGGCCACGATACCGTTCGCGCCGCTCTCGAAAAGGCCGGGGTCGATCTCGGCCGCGTCGAAATCCGCGCTTGCGGCTTCGACGAAGTGGGCGGACAAGTCGCCCGCATGCACGCCGGCGTATTCTTCATCATGCCCGCCTGGTCAAAGCGGGCATCCTGCCCGACCCGCATGGGCGAATTCCTGGCCAGCGGCGTGCCGTGCCTCGCCAATGGCGAAGTCGGCGACGTGGCCGAGGACTTCGCCTCGAGCGGGACAGGAGTCGTGCTGCCGGTCACTGCGGAGGGACGCGTCGAGCTTGGCGATGTCGATGAGGCAATCGACGCGCTGCTGGCGCTCGCCCGCGAAGATGGCATCGCCGCGCGCTGCCGGAAGGCCGCCGAAGATCTCTTCTCTCTCCAAGGCGGTGTCGCTGAGTACGACCGCATCTACCGGCGCCTGTCGGGTGGAGAGGCAGCGTGA
- a CDS encoding glycosyltransferase family 4 protein, translating into MRVLHLIETLGRGGAERLLVTLLPALAKQGVEPVVGVLKPPLDLAPELEARGVRVVTLPQAHKWNLPAKVGALRELCRTERIELVHAHLYFPGIYAALLASRGGPPMIETFHNQAYAGANRGGLKLELHRLVRSALLRRGGSRFYGVSKAVADHYREALSLAQVAVMPNAIDMEAIETARATSPAHEDNRLHIVLPGRLVHEKGHADLIAALEGANLPPHRVSFLGGGPLEGRLHELGKDAGLDLDIVTGLDHPDFLSKLGTADIVVAPSRFEGFGIAAAEAMALGKPVIASDAGGLPEVIGDAGEMFPAGDTDALRSALEELAGDSGRQAELGRLGAIRAASEFSSDAIADRLASEYKEVIAARSQ; encoded by the coding sequence ATGCGCGTCCTCCATCTGATCGAGACACTGGGGCGCGGCGGCGCGGAAAGGCTGCTCGTCACGCTGCTGCCTGCGCTCGCCAAGCAGGGTGTCGAGCCGGTCGTCGGCGTGCTCAAACCGCCGCTTGACCTTGCCCCGGAGCTCGAGGCTCGCGGGGTGCGCGTGGTCACACTTCCGCAGGCGCACAAGTGGAACCTGCCCGCCAAGGTCGGCGCTCTGCGTGAACTTTGCCGCACGGAACGCATCGAACTGGTTCATGCCCACCTCTATTTCCCTGGCATTTACGCGGCACTCCTCGCCAGTCGCGGCGGGCCGCCGATGATCGAGACCTTTCACAACCAGGCCTATGCCGGCGCCAATCGCGGCGGGTTGAAGCTCGAATTGCACCGGTTGGTGCGGAGCGCACTGCTGCGGCGCGGCGGTTCGCGCTTTTATGGCGTGTCGAAGGCGGTCGCCGATCATTACCGCGAGGCCCTCTCGCTGGCGCAGGTCGCAGTCATGCCCAATGCCATCGACATGGAAGCAATCGAAACGGCGCGCGCGACCTCACCAGCCCATGAAGACAACCGCCTGCACATCGTACTGCCGGGCAGGCTGGTCCATGAAAAAGGGCACGCAGACCTCATTGCCGCGCTGGAAGGCGCGAACCTACCGCCCCACCGGGTCAGCTTCCTTGGAGGCGGTCCGCTGGAGGGAAGGCTGCACGAGCTCGGTAAAGATGCTGGGCTGGACCTCGATATCGTGACCGGTCTCGATCACCCCGATTTCCTTTCAAAGCTTGGAACCGCCGACATCGTCGTCGCCCCTTCGCGCTTCGAGGGTTTCGGCATTGCCGCCGCCGAGGCGATGGCCCTTGGAAAGCCGGTGATCGCGAGCGACGCCGGGGGATTGCCCGAAGTCATCGGCGATGCCGGCGAAATGTTTCCCGCAGGAGACACCGATGCACTGCGCTCCGCGCTGGAGGAACTCGCGGGTGATAGCGGTCGACAGGCGGAACTCGGGCGGCTAGGCGCAATTCGGGCCGCAAGCGAATTCTCTTCCGATGCGATCGCTGACAGGCTGGCCTCCGAATACAAGGAAGTTATCGCAGCTCGATCGCAATGA
- a CDS encoding polysaccharide pyruvyl transferase family protein: MTNRIRAIPRKLVNTTRAMLDDDTVILRWATEGVIAINWGDKLNPWLAEKISGKKVVHRADVYPVTGKPVHYWIGSHLGSACGDPNAIVWGAGFISADIPITGRPREIHAVRGWLSNERLAKEGITPPGVVGDAALLLPRFHQPDTSLERKPLGIIPHCFEWDEPFFRAAREWDDVRVIDICGGIEEVTDQIVACDRIVSSSLHGIICADAYGVPSLWLHASDKPVGDGFKFRDYFSSVGRPDTLPINVDEKTEKAFLLDQFFDYTIDIDLDALWDVCPLRPGK; this comes from the coding sequence TTGACTAATCGAATTCGAGCGATCCCGCGCAAGCTCGTGAACACGACGCGGGCAATGCTCGATGACGACACGGTGATCCTGCGCTGGGCTACCGAGGGTGTGATCGCGATCAACTGGGGAGACAAGCTGAACCCGTGGCTGGCGGAAAAGATTTCGGGCAAGAAGGTCGTTCATCGCGCAGATGTCTATCCGGTGACGGGCAAGCCTGTGCACTACTGGATCGGCAGCCATCTCGGTTCTGCATGTGGCGACCCGAACGCGATTGTCTGGGGTGCCGGCTTCATATCGGCTGACATCCCGATCACCGGAAGGCCGCGCGAGATCCATGCCGTTCGTGGCTGGCTTTCCAACGAACGCCTCGCCAAGGAAGGCATCACGCCCCCGGGCGTCGTCGGCGATGCGGCGCTCCTTCTACCCCGTTTCCACCAGCCCGACACGTCTCTCGAACGCAAGCCGCTGGGCATCATCCCGCACTGTTTCGAATGGGACGAACCCTTTTTCAGGGCCGCACGAGAGTGGGACGACGTTCGCGTCATCGATATATGTGGCGGCATCGAGGAGGTGACCGACCAGATCGTGGCGTGCGACAGGATCGTTTCGTCCTCCCTGCATGGCATCATATGCGCAGATGCCTATGGCGTGCCGAGCCTGTGGCTCCACGCTTCGGACAAGCCCGTCGGCGACGGGTTCAAGTTCCGCGATTATTTCTCGTCGGTTGGTCGCCCAGACACCCTTCCCATCAATGTCGACGAGAAGACCGAAAAGGCTTTCCTGCTCGACCAGTTCTTCGACTATACGATCGATATAGATCTTGATGCGCTGTGGGATGTCTGCCCGTTGAGGCCGGGCAAGTAG
- a CDS encoding glycosyltransferase family 4 protein, with product MELLFVTQFLPSPSAKGQTGGTISNRNLLTALAERWDVVVLSFDPATDMAVFASEPYRVIRAVPPRWRAPGLFLHWLDFVRTEVRQLIGEEGAPRLCLATTSTLAAFDAVPEECATAAIIQAYENFGFACPHVPLAKRVALAKQSVIRKNQDGRLLREADGILTNSEFMAQALHDRFGIDRSAMNIVPQACDVTPSAEAAPANTVGFVHRGPDKNIAFVVELAKRSPELTYLVYGHDGDLPAEIPPNMKLCGWASNREAMFASAKLWLAPSLWAEPFGRVSIEAQACDRAVLVVDRGGLPETVMDDRFKIDGFDAGRWLERMQALLALPRDELLANGKLIREAFSQQRHDASAIEAAAAIIEKSQETHFD from the coding sequence ATGGAACTGCTGTTTGTCACCCAATTCCTGCCCTCGCCATCGGCGAAGGGACAGACAGGTGGCACCATCAGCAATCGCAATCTGCTGACAGCCCTTGCCGAACGCTGGGATGTGGTTGTGCTCAGCTTCGATCCGGCCACCGATATGGCGGTCTTCGCAAGCGAACCATACCGCGTGATCAGAGCGGTACCGCCGCGGTGGCGCGCACCCGGCCTGTTCCTGCACTGGCTCGATTTCGTGCGCACCGAAGTTCGCCAGTTGATTGGCGAAGAGGGCGCCCCCAGACTTTGCCTCGCTACGACATCGACGCTGGCCGCCTTCGACGCAGTTCCTGAAGAATGCGCCACTGCGGCGATCATCCAGGCGTACGAGAACTTCGGCTTTGCATGTCCGCATGTACCGCTGGCAAAGCGCGTCGCGCTGGCGAAGCAGTCCGTGATCCGGAAGAACCAGGATGGCCGTCTCCTGCGCGAAGCAGACGGCATACTGACCAACAGCGAATTCATGGCTCAGGCTCTGCACGACCGCTTCGGCATCGATCGCAGTGCCATGAATATCGTGCCGCAGGCTTGCGATGTTACGCCTTCGGCTGAGGCAGCTCCCGCAAATACGGTTGGCTTTGTCCATCGTGGGCCGGACAAGAATATCGCGTTCGTCGTCGAACTTGCGAAGCGTTCGCCCGAATTGACCTATCTTGTATATGGTCACGATGGCGACCTGCCCGCCGAAATTCCCCCGAACATGAAATTGTGCGGCTGGGCGTCCAACCGCGAAGCCATGTTCGCCTCCGCCAAGCTCTGGCTAGCCCCCTCGCTCTGGGCAGAACCGTTCGGTCGGGTATCGATCGAGGCTCAGGCATGCGACCGTGCAGTGCTGGTGGTTGATCGGGGCGGCCTGCCCGAAACCGTCATGGACGATCGCTTCAAAATCGATGGATTCGACGCCGGGCGGTGGCTAGAGCGCATGCAAGCCTTGCTGGCGCTGCCTCGCGACGAATTGCTCGCCAACGGAAAACTGATCCGTGAAGCTTTTTCGCAGCAGCGACACGATGCCAGCGCGATCGAAGCTGCGGCCGCGATCATCGAAAAATCACAGGAGACACATTTTGACTAA
- a CDS encoding sulfotransferase domain-containing protein, with amino-acid sequence MMQQQTIFIHAGFPKTATTFLQKHVFPQLSGITYSGRNYPVEERVEDDTKLSKSFRVTRSMDEQERARLRDLGATLLGRSKAASQNSVFFSGEGIIGQCMAPIPNPHDKNKPYASPTARQALEHARDMGLEGGFASPKLILTLRKQTDLLTSFFAEAYGGRLARVPQTDTFEKYADEVMSGSLGLLDTVVLEFDKLYDLSCEIFGAKNVLLLDYGSIKGDPPRFAERFSNFLGVDAGEFLDLLTSKGEENVRRSKSGKSQLKMRRKTAVSKLDDLKARFFPKRSLGIGRLLAPFLKKFESGETSFVPPEAKLEEIRAHYAASNRRLAARFPEFDLPC; translated from the coding sequence ATGATGCAGCAGCAAACGATTTTCATTCACGCCGGTTTCCCGAAGACCGCGACCACCTTTCTCCAGAAACATGTCTTCCCGCAGCTTTCAGGGATTACCTATTCCGGCCGCAATTACCCGGTCGAGGAACGCGTCGAAGATGACACCAAGCTGTCGAAATCGTTCCGCGTCACCCGTTCGATGGACGAGCAGGAACGCGCGCGACTTCGCGACCTTGGCGCCACGCTCCTAGGCCGTTCCAAAGCGGCCTCGCAGAACAGCGTGTTCTTTTCCGGCGAAGGGATCATCGGCCAATGCATGGCGCCCATTCCCAATCCGCATGACAAGAACAAGCCATATGCTTCGCCCACGGCCCGGCAAGCGCTCGAACATGCTAGGGACATGGGACTGGAGGGCGGATTTGCGTCTCCCAAGTTGATCCTGACGCTGCGGAAGCAGACCGATTTGCTGACATCCTTCTTTGCCGAGGCATACGGAGGCAGGCTGGCACGCGTGCCCCAGACCGATACTTTCGAAAAATACGCGGACGAAGTCATGTCGGGCTCCTTGGGACTGCTCGACACGGTCGTTCTTGAATTCGACAAGCTGTACGACCTGTCATGCGAGATCTTCGGGGCCAAGAATGTCCTTCTTCTCGATTATGGTTCGATCAAGGGCGATCCGCCGCGCTTTGCCGAAAGGTTCAGCAATTTCCTCGGGGTCGATGCCGGTGAGTTCCTCGACCTGCTGACCTCAAAGGGGGAAGAAAACGTCCGCCGCTCCAAGTCCGGAAAATCGCAGCTCAAGATGCGACGCAAGACTGCCGTTTCCAAGCTCGACGATCTCAAGGCACGCTTCTTTCCGAAGCGCAGTCTAGGCATCGGACGCCTGCTCGCTCCGTTCCTGAAGAAGTTCGAAAGCGGCGAAACCAGCTTCGTACCGCCCGAGGCAAAGCTCGAAGAAATCCGAGCGCACTATGCGGCCAGCAACCGCCGGTTGGCCGCGCGCTTCCCCGAATTCGACCTGCCCTGCTAG
- a CDS encoding flippase has product MAKFVQRQLSRLMGESLTASLMRGGSTVMGTFLANKALTLISAVLLARLLGTEGYGKYAFAIAILNLITIPAQMGVPRLSMREIARSCARSEWALLRGFRRRALQMSLISTIVGAVVIGGGIFVFSDGLEAFDAMTFAAALFLLPLFVGLALASSFLRGLRKVVHGNWPNNVLQPALFVVFLFAMAQGLSAPSAVLLNALSNAAALGVTIWLLVKYWPRETSAVEPEYRTSDWAKSLLPFSLLAGARLITQKSDIIMLGAMTSAASVGIYNIAIQAAALVAIPLSASNAVLAPNIARLHALGDMRGLQRLLTNTTMVVSGLSLIGCIILVGLGQWLLQLFFGNDFIGAYGAMAVLAVGQVINASAGSIGQFLSMTGHEKDTVKVIGGSAILNIVLNAILIPPYGILGAAIATSASLATWNIALSILLYRRLGLIAGPVGKFLAKRA; this is encoded by the coding sequence GTGGCAAAGTTCGTTCAGAGACAGCTCTCGAGGCTCATGGGGGAAAGCCTGACGGCCAGCCTCATGCGTGGCGGAAGCACCGTTATGGGGACGTTCCTTGCGAACAAGGCGCTTACGCTGATCAGCGCCGTCCTGCTGGCACGTCTGCTTGGAACCGAAGGTTACGGCAAATACGCATTCGCGATCGCGATACTGAACCTGATCACGATCCCCGCGCAAATGGGCGTTCCCCGCCTTTCCATGCGCGAAATCGCGAGAAGCTGCGCAAGATCGGAGTGGGCCCTGCTACGTGGATTCCGCCGCCGCGCCCTGCAGATGTCACTCATCTCGACAATTGTCGGAGCTGTCGTGATCGGTGGCGGGATCTTCGTTTTCTCCGATGGCCTTGAGGCATTCGACGCGATGACCTTCGCCGCGGCGCTTTTCCTCCTGCCTTTGTTCGTCGGGCTGGCGCTGGCGTCGAGCTTCCTCAGGGGGCTGCGCAAGGTCGTTCACGGCAACTGGCCGAACAATGTCCTGCAGCCTGCGCTGTTCGTCGTTTTCCTTTTCGCGATGGCCCAGGGGCTTTCGGCACCCTCCGCCGTGTTGCTCAACGCCTTGTCGAACGCGGCCGCACTGGGCGTCACGATTTGGCTGCTTGTGAAATACTGGCCGCGGGAGACTTCCGCAGTCGAGCCCGAGTACCGGACTAGCGACTGGGCCAAGAGCCTGCTGCCGTTCTCGCTGCTCGCCGGCGCACGTCTCATCACGCAGAAATCCGACATCATCATGCTGGGGGCGATGACCTCTGCCGCAAGCGTCGGCATATACAATATTGCAATCCAGGCAGCTGCGCTGGTCGCCATTCCCCTTTCCGCCTCGAACGCTGTCCTGGCACCGAACATTGCCCGCTTGCATGCGCTCGGCGACATGCGCGGGTTGCAGCGTTTGCTGACCAACACGACGATGGTCGTCTCGGGACTTTCGCTGATCGGGTGCATCATTCTCGTCGGCCTGGGCCAGTGGCTCCTGCAGCTGTTCTTTGGAAATGATTTCATCGGAGCATACGGCGCAATGGCTGTTCTTGCCGTGGGGCAAGTCATCAACGCGTCGGCCGGGTCGATCGGCCAGTTCCTGAGCATGACGGGACATGAAAAGGACACCGTCAAGGTGATCGGCGGGTCCGCGATCCTCAATATTGTCCTCAACGCCATCCTGATCCCGCCCTACGGGATCCTCGGCGCCGCGATTGCGACTTCGGCCAGCCTCGCGACGTGGAACATCGCGCTCAGCATCCTGCTTTATCGCAGGCTCGGTCTCATCGCCGGCCCGGTCGGCAAATTCCTCGCCAAGCGTGCATAG
- the tviB gene encoding Vi polysaccharide biosynthesis UDP-N-acetylglucosamine C-6 dehydrogenase TviB: MTSEKLAVIGLGYVGLPLAVEFGKRRAVVGFDINEGRIAELREGKDSTQEVEPAELAEAAHLSFTCDPADIADCRIYIVTVPTPIDAHKRPDLTPLIKASETVGKVLKRGDIVIYESTVYPGATEEDCVPVLERVSGLTFNEDFFCGYSPERINPGDKEHRLPTIRKVTSGSTPEVADTVDALYGEIITAGTHKAPSIKVAEAAKVIENTQRDLNIALINELAIIFNKMGIDTLSVLEAAGTKWNFLPFRPGLVGGHCIGVDPYYLTHKAEAIGYHPHVILAGRRINDGMGQFVADTLVREMLKRRLPVNGARVLMLGLTFKENCPDLRNTRVVDVIAALEDYGVEVDVFDPWADGAQAHEEYRIDLVKAPEPGAYDAIIGAVAHREFASMSAGDLSALGKDRSIIYDLKAVLPAEIVDLRL, encoded by the coding sequence ATGACTTCGGAAAAACTTGCTGTCATCGGACTCGGCTATGTCGGGCTGCCGCTGGCGGTCGAATTCGGCAAGCGCCGCGCGGTGGTCGGCTTCGACATCAATGAGGGTCGTATTGCCGAGCTTCGCGAAGGCAAGGACAGTACGCAGGAAGTCGAGCCTGCCGAACTGGCCGAGGCAGCGCATCTCTCCTTCACCTGTGACCCCGCAGACATTGCAGATTGCCGCATCTACATCGTTACGGTGCCAACGCCGATCGACGCGCACAAGCGGCCCGACCTGACCCCGCTGATCAAGGCGTCGGAAACCGTCGGCAAGGTGCTGAAGCGCGGCGATATCGTGATTTACGAAAGCACGGTCTATCCCGGCGCGACCGAGGAAGACTGCGTTCCTGTGCTGGAGCGCGTGTCGGGCCTGACGTTCAACGAAGACTTTTTCTGCGGTTACAGCCCCGAACGCATCAACCCGGGCGACAAGGAACACCGCCTGCCGACGATCAGGAAAGTGACGTCCGGCTCCACCCCCGAAGTCGCCGATACTGTCGATGCGCTTTATGGCGAAATCATCACCGCCGGCACGCACAAGGCGCCGTCGATCAAGGTCGCCGAAGCTGCCAAGGTGATCGAGAATACGCAGCGCGACCTCAATATCGCGCTCATCAACGAGCTGGCGATCATCTTCAACAAGATGGGTATCGATACGCTGTCGGTCCTGGAAGCGGCCGGTACTAAGTGGAACTTCCTGCCGTTCCGCCCGGGCCTCGTCGGAGGGCACTGCATCGGCGTCGATCCCTATTACCTGACGCACAAGGCAGAGGCGATCGGATACCACCCGCACGTGATCCTTGCCGGTCGCCGCATCAATGACGGCATGGGGCAGTTCGTGGCCGATACGCTGGTCAGGGAAATGCTGAAGCGCCGCCTGCCGGTCAATGGTGCGCGGGTCCTTATGTTGGGCCTGACATTCAAGGAAAACTGCCCCGACCTGCGCAATACGCGGGTGGTCGACGTGATCGCCGCGCTGGAAGATTACGGTGTCGAGGTGGACGTATTCGACCCCTGGGCCGATGGGGCACAGGCGCATGAGGAATACCGGATCGACCTCGTCAAGGCGCCGGAACCGGGCGCATATGACGCGATCATCGGCGCCGTTGCCCACCGCGAGTTCGCCTCGATGAGCGCCGGTGACCTGTCGGCGCTCGGCAAGGATCGCTCGATCATCTACGACCTCAAGGCAGTACTGCCTGCCGAAATAGTGGATTTGCGGCTCTAG
- a CDS encoding sulfotransferase family 2 domain-containing protein, whose protein sequence is MSRDLTAGEKLKAVLHECEMRPLPGLARTMLNRIAPDPFSREGTLPDGRKVIFIHVPKTGGTSHASALGLRYGHIPVTRYLTRDEGRFRSAYSFAFKRNPWRRLYSAFNYLRAAVGINNSPDVRWAEANLARYSSFEEFVHALEQPENAKPIMRYKHFRSQADWIAQPGSNRIEVDFLGRFENLAEETHTLSQRLGIEIELPHLRKPQAYREELRFTPRMNEIIARLYRRDIEILGYRAPDDAGIETVARGR, encoded by the coding sequence ATGTCCCGAGACCTGACCGCTGGCGAAAAGCTGAAGGCCGTCCTGCACGAATGCGAGATGCGCCCTTTGCCCGGTCTTGCGCGGACTATGCTGAACCGTATTGCGCCCGATCCTTTCTCCCGCGAGGGCACCCTGCCCGATGGCCGCAAGGTGATCTTCATCCATGTGCCGAAAACAGGCGGCACTTCACACGCATCCGCACTGGGTCTGCGCTATGGACACATCCCGGTCACCAGGTACCTCACGCGTGACGAGGGTAGGTTCCGATCGGCCTACAGCTTTGCCTTCAAACGCAATCCGTGGCGGCGTCTTTATTCGGCGTTCAATTATTTGCGGGCAGCTGTCGGCATCAACAATTCGCCAGATGTGCGGTGGGCCGAGGCGAACCTTGCACGATATTCGTCGTTCGAGGAATTCGTGCATGCGCTGGAACAGCCGGAAAACGCAAAGCCCATCATGCGCTACAAGCATTTCCGTTCCCAGGCGGACTGGATCGCCCAGCCGGGCAGCAACCGGATCGAAGTCGATTTTCTCGGACGGTTCGAGAACCTGGCCGAGGAAACGCATACGCTTTCACAGCGACTTGGAATTGAAATCGAACTACCGCATCTGCGAAAACCGCAGGCCTATCGCGAGGAATTGCGGTTCACGCCCCGGATGAATGAAATTATTGCGCGCCTGTATCGCCGCGATATCGAGATTTTAGGCTATCGTGCGCCGGACGATGCCGGAATCGAAACAGTGGCGAGGGGCCGCTAA